Proteins encoded together in one Cardiocondyla obscurior isolate alpha-2009 linkage group LG07, Cobs3.1, whole genome shotgun sequence window:
- the Phers-m gene encoding probable phenylalanine--tRNA ligase, mitochondrial — MWYITCRFCKEKLNINNVKTIYRTASVAANANDNKKLMQLLDQKYVTDDWTNITPNIIAKLGRNLHVQQYHPLSLLRQRIVNYFYEQFRSKSGTPSFSVYDNICPIVTVEQNFNSLLVPKDHPSRQKTDCYFINRDTLLRAHTTAHQAELISMGLNNFLVIGDVYRRDEIDRTHYPVFHQVDAVRLRTSQDIFENVNDSLNLKLFEHRGTECAEKQACHSLEAVKIMEQELKSTLTSLAQAIFGKDVQCRWVDQYFPFTHPSWELEIFYNDNWLEILGCGIMRQEILQKCGAVDRIGWAFGLGLERLAMRLYDIPDIRLFWSKDTGFLNQFKIDDPNAVIKYKPISIYSPCPCDISFWLPEDGSYSSHDFYDIVREIGGDFIEQILLKDEFVHQKTQKTSHCYTIVYRHMERTLTKAEVNRIHDRIRLTVGQKLNVIVR; from the exons aTGTG gtATATTACGTGTCGCTTTTgtaaggaaaaattaaatattaataatgttaaaacgATATATAGGACAGCTTCAGTTGCTGCTAATGCTAATGACAACAAGAAATTGATGCAGCTTTTAGATCAGAAGTATGTGACAGATGATTGGACAAATATCACACCAAATATTATTGCTAAATTAGGGAGAAACCTGCACGTTCAGCAATACCATCCGCTGTCGCTTTTACGTCAAcgtattgtaaattatttttatgaacaGTTCCGTAGTAAAAGCGGAACCCCGTCGTTCAGTGTCTACGACAATATATGCCCTATAGTCACGGTTGAGCAGAACTTTAACTCTCTACTTGTACCAAAGGATCATCCGAGCAGACAGAAAACCgactgttattttataaatcgcgACACACTACTGAGGGCGCATACCACTGCACATCAAGCCGAGCTAATTTCAATGGgactgaataattttcttgtcATTGGCGACGTCTATCGAAGAGACGAAATTGACAGAACGCACTACCCAGTCTTTCATCAAGTTGATGCGGTCAGGTTGCGCACGTCGCAAgacatatttgaaaatgtgaaTGATTCTCTAAATCTAAAACTATTCGAACACAGAGGGACAGAATGTGCCGAGAAGCAAGCTTGCCATAGTTTGGAGGCGGTCAAAATAATGGAGCAGGAACTCAAAAGTACTTTAACTAGTCTAGCACAAGCTATTTTTGGGAAAG ATGTGCAATGCCGATGGGTTGATCAATACTTCCCGTTCACTCATCCGTCGTGGgagttagaaatattttacaacgacAATTGGCTCGAAATACTTGGCTGCGGTATTATGCGTCAAGAAATTCTACAAAAATGTGGTGCCGTGGATCGGATTGGATGGGCATTTGGTCTTGGTTTAGAACGCTTGGCCATGCGACTATACGATATTCCAGACATAAGATTATTTTGGAGCAAAGACACAGGTTttctaaatcaatttaaaattgatgatCCTAATGCAGTTATCAAATATAAG CCTATCAGTATATATTCGCCTTGCCCTTGCGATATAAGTTTCTGGTTGCCGGAAGATGGAAGCTATTCTTCTCACGACTTTTACGATATAGTCAGAGAAATAGGTGGTGATTTCATTGAACAGATATTATTGAAGGATGAATTCGTACATCAAAAGACTCAAAAAACATCCCATTGCTATACTATAGTCTACAGACATATGGAACGTACATTGACCAAAGCTGAAGTTAATAGAATTCATGATCGTATAAGATTAACAGTAGGCCAAAAACTCAATGTAATTGTTCGAtaa
- the Bcn92 gene encoding LYR motif-containing protein 4B yields MSPSRDAVLSLYRNLIRESKKWNTYNYRTYALRKVRHEFKENKTLKDEKQIEQCYIKGQETLSMIKRQVVLGNLYGTRPLVIETKSQEHSTIK; encoded by the exons atgaGTCCTAGTCGAGACGCGGTTCTGAGCCTTTACCGGAATTTAATTCGGGAGAGCAAAAAATGGAATACATACAATTACAG AACGTATGCTCTGCGAAAAGTACGACATGAGTTCaaggaaaataaaacgttaaaagaTGAAAAGCAGATCGAGCAGTGTTACATTAAAGGGCAGGAAACACTGTCTATGATCAAGAGACAAGTCGTATTAGGCAATCTTTATGGCACCAGGCCTTTGGTGATTGAAACCAAAAGCCAAGAACATAGTacaataaaatag
- the LOC139103871 gene encoding putative cystathionine gamma-lyase 2, with protein sequence MASNEETLNGKNFATIAIHAGQNPQQWKHLSVVPPLIMSATYQQYGPGDHTGYIYSRAGNPTRSVLETCLAAIENAKHGICFSSGLGTTTAIAGLLQAGDHIIAGDDLYGGTNRNIQRCMSKQGMTYTFVDTTNVQNVVDALRPNTKMVWLETPTNPLLKVTDIKAVADCLKSRPDIILVVDNSFLTCYYQKPLELGAHISMYSLSKYVNGHTDVIMGAAITLRDDLAEKLRFIQKVMGIVPSPFDCMMVNRGVKTLELRMQKHMTNGLAVAKFLESHPCVEQVFHPYLPSHQQYDISLKQTSGHSGMVSFYLKGDSTRFLQALKVFTLAGSLGGFQSLAALPCIMTHSAVPEKMREELGITDKLIRLSVGLEAEQDIVADLKQALEASQ encoded by the exons aTGGCTTCAAACGAAGAGactttaaatggaaaaaattttGCCACAATAGCAATTCATGCAGGGCAAAACCCACAGCAATGGAAACATCTCTCTGTTGTACCACCTCTAATTATGTCTGCCACTTATCAACAATATGGTCCAGGGGATCATACA GGATACATCTACAGCAGAGCTGGCAATCCTACACGTAGCGTCCTGGAAACATGCCTAGCTGCTATAGAAAACGCCAAACATGGTATTTGCTTCTCTTCCGGATTGGGTACTACGACTGCAATTGCAGGTTTATTGCAAGCAGGTGATCATATTATTGCGGGAGATGATCTCTATGGTGGGACTAATCGTAATATACAGAGATGCATGAGCAAACAAGGCATGACATATACCTTCGTTGATACGACAAACGTGCAGAATGTCGTAGACGCCTTACGACCGAATACAAAG ATGGTATGGCTAGAAACTCCAACAAACCCTTTGTTAAAAGTCACAGATATCAAAGCGGTGGCTGATTGCTTGAAATCTCGTCCGGACATTATATTAGTAGTCGATAATAGTTTTCTTACGTGCTATTATCAA AAACCCCtcgagcttggcgcacatatATCGATGTATTCGTTGTCAAAATATGTTAATGGTCATACTGATGTTATTATGGGCGCCGCGATTACATTACGAGATGatctcgcggaaaaattacGATTCATACAAAAAG TCATGGGTATCGTCCCATCGCCATTTGATTGTATGATGGTTAATCGTGGTGTGAAAACTCTCGAACTCAGAATGCAGAAACATATGACTAATGGTTTGGCCGTCGCTAAATTTCTCGAGTCTCACCCATGTGTCGAACAAGTATTCCATCCAT ATCTTCCATCACACCAACAATATGACATTTCTCTTAAACAAACATCAGGGCATAGCGGAATGGTATCTTTCTATTTGAAAGGAGATTCTACACGTTTTTTGCAAGCATTGAAAGTTTTTACGTTAGCTGGGTCTTTGGGCGGCTTTCAGTCATTGGCTGCATTGCC ATGCATAATGACGCATTCAGCCGTGCCGGAAAAAATGCGAGAAGAATTGGGTATaactgataaattaattcggcTATCTGTTGGTCTTGAAGCCGAACAGGATATCGTAGCCGACTTAAAACAAGCATTGGAAGCTTCccaataa